One region of Armatimonadota bacterium genomic DNA includes:
- a CDS encoding NAD(P)H-binding protein, producing the protein MRVAITGGTGFVGRHLARLLVSQGHEAVLVSRGVDRRDESVRSSAGMEFKPVGIGDVDALPGAFEGCEAVAHLGGINREIGSQTYEHVHVKGTANVIEAARRAGARKIIFLSFLRARPNCKLAYHESKHAAELLVQKSGLDYTVFKAGVIYGAGDHMLDHISHALHTFPVFLLVGFRSLPVRPLAVEDLVDVMSSSLTEGRLSNKTVPITGPEQMDLREAVARISRVAGKKRLTFSVPVWVHSAMSWFFERTMAVPLAAKAQVRILSESLVEPLLAQDRLPSDLEPQTPFTDEQIRKGLPEPGGFTVRDCLCRAQTQ; encoded by the coding sequence ATGAGGGTCGCGATCACGGGCGGGACTGGGTTCGTCGGGAGGCATCTGGCGCGGCTCCTAGTCTCTCAGGGGCACGAGGCTGTGCTTGTCTCGCGGGGGGTGGACCGGCGGGACGAGTCGGTGCGGAGTTCGGCAGGGATGGAGTTCAAACCTGTCGGTATCGGCGACGTAGACGCTCTGCCCGGCGCTTTCGAAGGGTGCGAGGCCGTCGCCCATCTCGGTGGGATCAACCGGGAGATCGGCTCACAAACGTATGAGCACGTACACGTGAAGGGCACGGCCAACGTGATCGAGGCGGCTCGGCGAGCGGGGGCAAGGAAGATCATCTTCCTCAGTTTTCTGCGCGCACGCCCAAACTGTAAATTGGCGTACCACGAGTCGAAGCACGCGGCCGAGCTGCTCGTGCAGAAGTCGGGGCTCGACTACACGGTGTTCAAGGCTGGTGTGATCTACGGGGCGGGCGACCACATGCTCGACCACATCTCCCATGCGCTGCACACTTTTCCCGTGTTCCTGCTGGTGGGTTTCCGGTCGCTGCCCGTGCGGCCGCTCGCGGTCGAAGACCTCGTCGATGTCATGTCGTCGTCGCTGACTGAAGGGCGGCTCTCGAACAAGACTGTTCCGATCACCGGGCCGGAACAGATGGACCTGCGCGAGGCGGTGGCACGGATCTCGCGCGTGGCCGGCAAGAAACGATTGACATTTTCTGTGCCCGTGTGGGTGCACAGCGCGATGTCGTGGTTCTTCGAGCGCACGATGGCGGTGCCGCTCGCTGCCAAGGCGCAGGTGCGCATACTTTCGGAGAGTTTGGTTGAACCTCTGCTCGCGCAGGACCGCCTTCCATCCGACCTGGAGCCGCAGACGCCGTTCACGGACGAGCAGATCAGGAAGGGGCTACCGGAGCCGGGCGGCTTCACGGTTCGGGACTGTCTGTGCAGGGCGCAGACCCAGTAG
- a CDS encoding VOC family protein — translation MIRGVHTMFYSSQAEELRAFLRDKLGFTATDVGDGWLIFDMPEADMGVHPTATDDAQPSGTPAISFFCDDIEQTVAELKQKGVVFKDGIKNEGFGLTTFMQAPGNFHIMLYQPLYKK, via the coding sequence ATGATCCGCGGCGTCCACACCATGTTCTACTCGTCCCAGGCCGAGGAGCTGCGCGCCTTCCTCCGCGACAAGCTCGGGTTCACCGCGACCGACGTCGGGGACGGCTGGCTGATCTTCGACATGCCCGAGGCCGACATGGGCGTCCACCCCACAGCCACCGACGACGCCCAGCCTTCAGGCACGCCGGCCATATCCTTCTTCTGCGACGACATCGAGCAGACCGTCGCCGAGCTGAAGCAGAAAGGCGTCGTGTTCAAAGACGGCATCAAAAACGAGGGCTTCGGCCTGACGACGTTCATGCAAGCCCCCGGCAACTTCCACATCATGCTCTACCAGCCGCTCTACAAGAAGTAA